Part of the Candidatus Vogelbacteria bacterium genome, AACAATATTCCTTGAGAGAAGGTGTACGCGAGTTGATTATTGAGCTTAAAGCTAGAGGGTATTATACAGCTGTTATTTCTGGTTCGAGTGATGTGATGGTAAATTTAATTAAAGCAGATCTAGGTTTGGATTTTGGGTTATCCAATAACACTCTGGTTTTTAATGAGGATGATATTTTAGTTGAAACTGTGACTGTTGGTCTAGACACTGAGGCTAAAAATGAATTATTAAAACAGTTGTGCAGTTCTTTAAGTCTTGATTTAACCCAGTGTTTATATGTTGGTGATGGGCACAACGACCTGGGGGTTTTTGCCTCTACTGGCCATGGAGTGACTTTCAGGGGGATGAAAATTGAAGATAAAGCCTGGCGAGTGATTGACCACTTTTCCGAAATTCTGCAGTTAATTGACTAATTTGACAAGTGCCTAGTTTTGATATATAGTAATAGACATAAGCACATCTTAACGTTTCGTTTTTGAAATTAATCCTTTTACTAGATTTTCGGAAACGGCTCCAGACTGAGCTCTAAGTGGCTGTTAGTCTGTCGAATATACGAAGAGACCGCTTCTAAAAATTTATGGAAAACAAACGCAATTTTTCGCGCCCAGCGCGATCTGGTTATAGTTCTAACTCTAGTTTTCGTTCTAGTCGACCACCTTCAACTGGTGGTGGTTTTCGTGGTCGCCCTAGTAGTCGTAGTGGTGGAAGTAGTCGGGGTCGCGGTAAGGGCCAAGGTCAGTACCTAGATTTACGAGTTTTTGTTAACAAGGCGGTCATTGTGGAAGAAGTAGAACATTTCTTACCGGAACACAATTTTACTGATTTCTTAATTGAAGACAAATTAAAGCAGAGTATTACTACTAAGGGCTATATTGCTCCCACCCCGATTCAAGATCGGATCATTCCTCATATTTTAAAGGGTCAAGACGTAGTTGGTATTGCTAATACCGGGACTGGTAAAACAGGAGCTTTTCTAATTCCTTTGATTAACAAAGTATTAAA contains:
- a CDS encoding HAD-IB family phosphatase — its product is MSDIKLVGFDLDETLTTNNSWVDLNRGMGITIAEDEELYRAHVSGELPYKDWLDKLTALYIKNGLASRKNIIDILKQYSLREGVRELIIELKARGYYTAVISGSSDVMVNLIKADLGLDFGLSNNTLVFNEDDILVETVTVGLDTEAKNELLKQLCSSLSLDLTQCLYVGDGHNDLGVFASTGHGVTFRGMKIEDKAWRVIDHFSEILQLID